The Exiguobacterium acetylicum genome includes a window with the following:
- a CDS encoding GDYXXLXY domain-containing protein, with product MKRYLMPILQTCVVSLLIISFFATSWFGTSYRFRAEPFDPFDPVYGEYVMLQYPDLKPDATVQNGRVYVSFKTDASGYAQIDRISNERFFGSVAGDYYDQYVSIPQLTQYYVEQGSGKQYEKAKALEVRADVSPWGTIRTTDLKISE from the coding sequence ATGAAACGTTATCTCATGCCTATACTTCAGACATGTGTCGTTAGTCTGTTGATCATCAGTTTTTTTGCGACCTCCTGGTTCGGCACATCGTATCGCTTTCGGGCAGAGCCGTTTGATCCATTTGATCCCGTTTACGGTGAGTACGTGATGCTTCAATATCCAGATTTAAAACCAGATGCAACAGTTCAAAACGGTCGTGTCTACGTCAGCTTCAAGACAGATGCTTCCGGTTATGCTCAAATCGATCGAATTTCGAATGAGCGATTCTTTGGAAGTGTCGCCGGCGATTATTACGATCAATACGTGTCGATTCCACAGTTGACGCAGTATTATGTCGAACAGGGAAGCGGAAAACAATATGAAAAAGCAAAAGCACTCGAAGTCCGAGCAGATGTGTCGCCATGGGGAACGATTCGGACGACGGATTTAAAAATTTCTGAGTAA
- a CDS encoding xanthine phosphoribosyltransferase → MKRLHDMINQEGIVLSDQVLKVDAFLNHQVDPTLMWEIAYEFMERFQEAGITRILTIEAGGIAPAMMTALRLGVPMVYARKTKSVTLNEGTISAEVFSFTKQQTSTITVAEKYLQPGERVLIIDDFLANGEAAFGLARLVEQAGAEVAGFGIVIEKSFQPGRQKLIDAGFRVESLARVESLKDGKATFVDSVTV, encoded by the coding sequence ATGAAACGTCTACACGACATGATTAATCAAGAGGGAATCGTATTATCGGATCAAGTATTGAAAGTGGATGCCTTTTTAAATCACCAGGTGGACCCGACCTTGATGTGGGAAATCGCCTATGAATTCATGGAACGTTTTCAAGAGGCGGGTATCACGCGGATTCTGACAATCGAAGCGGGTGGTATTGCCCCGGCAATGATGACAGCGCTCCGTTTAGGGGTACCGATGGTCTATGCTCGTAAGACGAAATCCGTCACACTGAACGAAGGAACGATTTCAGCCGAAGTCTTCTCGTTTACGAAACAGCAGACGAGTACGATTACGGTTGCGGAGAAATACTTACAACCGGGCGAACGTGTTTTAATCATCGATGATTTCCTTGCGAATGGGGAAGCGGCATTCGGTCTCGCGCGTCTCGTTGAACAGGCAGGCGCAGAAGTCGCTGGTTTTGGAATCGTCATTGAAAAGTCGTTCCAACCGGGACGTCAAAAGCTCATCGACGCTGGATTCCGTGTCGAGTCACTCGCTCGTGTGGAGTCATTGAAAGACGGAAAAGCGACATTCGTCGACTCGGTGACCGTATGA
- a CDS encoding methyl-accepting chemotaxis protein, with the protein MEQKIKRTMSIKQKLILTSILLLVIPALVIGFVAYNQAKQTMTEQILQSAHGGVDRMNDEIQNIIDPMRRDVAFFADRIDGTLYQQGKPNAALKEKMTEYLDMHPQAANIYFATTEGDMNIFPEQVMPDNYDPRERSWYQSAEAAGGKVVITDPYVDAASNKMMVTLSQTTGNGKGVVAIDVDVDRIAEIAKKIKIGKEGYVTILDSNKKFVTHPTLKPGEKATGNWVAPLYADPAGQFSYEFENEGKQMDFMTNDLTKWKVAGTLYDHEITDATSSILWTTLAVIGGMLLIAAVFIFFILRSILRPLGHLTRGAERIQSGDLTEPVIVESNDEVGQVAQSFNVMVDSLRSIIINLDQSITQVAGSSQELMANSAQTTSASEQIAGSIQQVAAGADQSKRQLDANAVSLQSITAGIMRIAESSTDVSELSRSTATEAENGTVAVLQNVEQMKEIDASVQNFGGVISSLAHRSNEIGKIVDVINGIAEQTNLLALNAAIEAARAGENGKGFAVVASEVRKLAEQSQDSTKQIAQLIQNIKQETDQSVTMMKEVSGQTKAGLSTTEASAERFQKILERTQEMTPRIEDVTATVEEIAANVQEVSASATEIAHIAQENSSASKQVAATTEEQLSAMEEISQSAKALSDMAEELQVLVARFRV; encoded by the coding sequence ATGGAACAAAAGATTAAACGAACGATGAGTATCAAACAAAAATTAATCCTGACATCAATTTTGCTGTTAGTAATTCCAGCGCTCGTCATCGGATTCGTCGCCTACAATCAGGCGAAACAAACGATGACGGAACAAATCCTGCAATCGGCACACGGTGGCGTCGATCGGATGAACGACGAGATTCAGAACATTATTGATCCGATGCGACGCGATGTCGCCTTTTTTGCGGACCGAATTGACGGTACGCTTTATCAACAAGGGAAACCGAATGCTGCGTTAAAGGAAAAAATGACGGAATACCTCGATATGCATCCGCAAGCTGCGAATATCTACTTCGCGACGACAGAAGGGGATATGAATATTTTCCCGGAACAAGTCATGCCAGATAATTATGATCCGCGCGAGCGCTCGTGGTATCAATCGGCAGAAGCGGCTGGTGGGAAGGTTGTCATCACTGATCCGTATGTCGATGCTGCCTCGAACAAGATGATGGTCACGCTCTCGCAAACGACGGGTAACGGAAAAGGCGTCGTTGCGATTGATGTCGATGTCGACCGCATCGCAGAAATCGCGAAAAAGATTAAAATTGGCAAAGAGGGTTATGTGACGATTCTCGATTCGAATAAAAAGTTCGTTACGCACCCGACGTTAAAACCAGGTGAAAAGGCAACGGGGAACTGGGTAGCACCACTCTATGCTGACCCAGCTGGACAATTTTCGTACGAATTCGAAAATGAAGGTAAGCAGATGGACTTCATGACGAATGACCTGACGAAGTGGAAAGTGGCGGGAACGCTGTACGATCATGAAATTACGGATGCGACGTCGAGCATTCTTTGGACGACGCTTGCTGTCATTGGCGGAATGTTACTCATTGCAGCGGTCTTCATCTTCTTCATTCTTCGCTCGATCCTTCGCCCGCTCGGTCATTTGACGCGTGGCGCAGAACGGATTCAGTCTGGGGATTTAACGGAACCCGTCATCGTGGAATCAAACGATGAAGTGGGGCAAGTGGCGCAAAGCTTTAATGTCATGGTCGACTCACTCCGCTCAATCATCATCAATCTCGATCAGTCGATCACACAAGTGGCCGGCTCGTCGCAGGAATTGATGGCGAACTCTGCCCAAACGACATCCGCTTCTGAGCAGATTGCGGGATCGATTCAACAGGTCGCAGCAGGGGCAGATCAATCGAAACGTCAACTCGATGCGAACGCCGTCTCACTCCAATCGATTACAGCCGGCATCATGCGAATCGCTGAGAGTTCAACGGATGTCTCAGAATTGTCACGTTCAACGGCAACAGAAGCTGAAAACGGAACGGTCGCTGTACTGCAGAACGTTGAGCAGATGAAAGAAATCGATGCTTCGGTTCAGAACTTCGGCGGTGTCATTAGTTCACTCGCCCATCGTTCGAATGAAATCGGAAAAATCGTCGATGTCATTAACGGTATCGCTGAGCAAACCAACTTGTTAGCACTGAACGCGGCGATCGAAGCGGCACGCGCAGGCGAAAATGGAAAAGGATTTGCTGTCGTCGCGAGTGAAGTGCGTAAATTAGCAGAGCAATCACAGGATTCAACGAAACAGATTGCGCAATTGATTCAAAACATTAAACAGGAGACGGATCAGTCGGTCACAATGATGAAGGAAGTCTCAGGACAGACGAAAGCCGGTTTGTCGACGACAGAAGCATCAGCAGAGCGTTTCCAGAAGATTCTCGAACGAACGCAGGAAATGACGCCACGGATCGAAGACGTGACGGCGACTGTCGAAGAAATCGCAGCAAACGTCCAAGAAGTATCTGCGTCGGCGACGGAAATTGCACATATCGCGCAAGAGAATTCGTCCGCGTCGAAACAAGTCGCAGCGACGACGGAAGAACAGTTGAGTGCGATGGAAGAGATTTCGCAATCAGCAAAAGCATTATCCGATATGGCAGAGGAATTACAGGTACTCGTTGCCCGTTTCCGTGTTTAA
- a CDS encoding SAM hydrolase/SAM-dependent halogenase family protein — protein MAEALVLQSDFGVSDGAVSAMYGVAHSINPEIRIFDLTHDIPPFHIWEASYRLLQTVPYWTEQTVFVSVVDPGVGSSRKSVVARTHANQYIITPDNGTLTHLWQAGYIAEVRQLDDRRHRLPRMGESYTFHGRDIFAFTGARLSSHVITFEEVGPVLPDSGIVLLDRTLASSSDTGVTGIVEILDVRFGNVWTNIPVALVRQAGLDIGSHVKVMISYRERIVYEQTLLFGHSFADVPVGSGVVYINSLDQIALALNQGSFAHAFEVGIGNDWSVNVQQIKGGDRT, from the coding sequence ATGGCAGAAGCATTAGTATTGCAATCAGACTTTGGTGTGAGTGACGGGGCAGTCAGTGCGATGTATGGGGTTGCCCATAGCATCAATCCGGAGATTCGGATTTTTGATTTGACGCACGATATTCCGCCGTTTCACATTTGGGAAGCGTCCTATCGGTTACTACAGACGGTACCGTACTGGACAGAGCAAACGGTGTTTGTTTCTGTCGTTGATCCAGGTGTCGGATCGAGTCGAAAAAGTGTCGTCGCGCGGACGCATGCGAATCAATACATCATCACACCGGATAACGGAACGTTGACGCATCTTTGGCAAGCCGGATACATTGCTGAAGTGAGGCAACTCGATGATCGACGGCATCGCTTACCGCGAATGGGGGAATCGTATACGTTTCACGGAAGAGATATCTTTGCTTTCACGGGTGCTCGGTTATCGAGTCATGTCATCACATTCGAGGAGGTAGGACCCGTTTTACCTGATTCGGGCATCGTCTTGCTCGACCGGACACTTGCCTCGTCGTCGGACACCGGTGTTACCGGTATCGTCGAGATTCTCGATGTTCGCTTCGGAAATGTCTGGACGAATATTCCGGTCGCTCTCGTCCGTCAGGCGGGTCTCGACATCGGTAGCCACGTCAAGGTAATGATTTCGTACCGGGAACGGATCGTCTACGAACAAACACTACTCTTTGGTCACTCGTTCGCCGATGTTCCAGTTGGTTCAGGAGTCGTCTACATCAACTCGCTGGATCAGATTGCTCTTGCCTTGAATCAAGGTTCGTTTGCGCATGCATTTGAGGTTGGAATCGGAAATGATTGGAGTGTTAACGTACAACAAATCAAAGGAGGAGATCGAACATGA
- a CDS encoding DUF3744 domain-containing protein, protein MTNVIEFQEFSFTYRSQSEPTLRQIQLTIQAGERILIVGPSGSGKSTLAQCINGLIPFSYPGTWEGQVLIKGQDARELSLFDRSLHIGTVLQDPDAQFVGLSVGEDIAFALENKQTGRPEMQEIVERVARMTDVETLLQSRLNDLSGGQRQRAALAGVLVEDADILLFDEPLANLDPVAGQEAMMLMDRLQRDTNRTLIVVEHRIEDVLVIPFDRIIVMVDGEIIADDHPDVILSNGVLQQAILREPLYVSAARWSGMTVQSSDQPSRIDPFLKRFNQTNVLERLEEVPPKGVETSTPLLELEQLAFHYRQETPVLENVTATFQKGTLTTIVGQNGAGKSTLAKVLSGYQRATSGRILLNGNDITTQSIGERAGTIGFVLQNPNHMISKHLVQEEIRYGMQALGLSETEENERLEQTLRRCGLYPFRNWPIQALSFGQKKRVTIASILVRRPDILILDEPTAGQDYRHYSDMMDFLEGLKQDGMTLLIITHDMHLVLEYSDQVCLVQAGRIRYAGTSFGLLNQEQLLHHAHLKQTSLFTIAKHLEVDPERFVESVITTERKEREQWL, encoded by the coding sequence ATGACAAACGTGATTGAATTTCAGGAATTTTCATTTACATATCGGAGTCAGTCGGAACCGACGCTTCGCCAGATTCAGTTAACGATTCAAGCAGGCGAACGGATCTTAATCGTCGGACCGTCGGGTTCAGGGAAAAGTACGCTAGCCCAGTGCATCAATGGGTTGATTCCGTTCTCGTATCCGGGAACGTGGGAAGGTCAGGTCCTGATCAAAGGTCAGGACGCGCGGGAGTTATCGTTGTTTGATCGTTCGTTGCATATTGGTACGGTGTTACAAGATCCGGATGCACAATTCGTTGGCTTATCGGTCGGTGAGGATATTGCCTTTGCGCTCGAAAATAAACAGACAGGGCGCCCGGAAATGCAGGAGATCGTCGAACGCGTCGCACGGATGACAGATGTTGAGACACTACTGCAATCACGATTGAATGATTTATCAGGAGGACAGCGACAACGGGCTGCATTAGCGGGGGTCCTTGTCGAAGATGCGGATATCTTGTTATTTGATGAACCACTCGCGAATCTCGATCCGGTCGCGGGGCAAGAGGCGATGATGTTAATGGATCGTTTGCAGCGTGATACGAATCGCACGTTGATCGTCGTCGAACACCGGATCGAAGATGTACTCGTCATTCCGTTTGACCGCATCATTGTCATGGTCGATGGGGAAATCATTGCCGACGATCATCCGGATGTTATCTTAAGCAATGGAGTACTTCAACAAGCGATTTTGCGGGAACCGCTCTATGTCAGTGCCGCGCGCTGGTCTGGTATGACTGTCCAATCTTCAGACCAGCCTAGCCGCATCGATCCCTTTTTAAAACGGTTCAACCAGACGAATGTGTTAGAGCGTTTAGAGGAAGTACCTCCAAAAGGAGTTGAAACATCTACTCCATTGCTTGAACTTGAGCAGTTGGCATTTCATTATCGCCAAGAAACGCCAGTGCTCGAGAATGTGACAGCGACTTTTCAAAAGGGAACGCTGACGACAATCGTCGGTCAGAATGGTGCCGGAAAATCCACGCTTGCGAAAGTGTTGAGTGGTTATCAACGAGCAACGAGTGGCCGAATCTTACTGAACGGAAATGATATCACGACCCAATCGATCGGAGAGCGGGCAGGGACGATTGGATTCGTCCTACAAAATCCGAATCATATGATTTCAAAGCACCTCGTGCAGGAAGAGATTCGCTACGGCATGCAGGCACTCGGATTAAGTGAGACGGAAGAAAACGAGCGTCTCGAGCAGACGTTACGTCGCTGCGGATTATATCCGTTTCGTAATTGGCCGATCCAAGCACTGAGTTTTGGTCAGAAGAAACGAGTGACAATCGCTTCGATTCTCGTCCGACGACCAGATATTTTGATTCTCGATGAACCAACAGCCGGTCAAGATTACCGGCATTACTCAGATATGATGGACTTTTTGGAAGGCTTGAAACAGGACGGGATGACGTTACTCATCATTACACACGACATGCATCTCGTCTTAGAATACAGCGATCAAGTCTGTCTCGTTCAAGCCGGTCGCATTCGTTACGCTGGAACGTCATTTGGACTGCTCAATCAAGAACAGTTGCTTCATCATGCGCATTTAAAACAAACGTCGCTCTTTACGATTGCGAAGCATCTCGAAGTCGATCCGGAACGATTCGTCGAGTCCGTGATTACGACGGAACGAAAGGAGCGAGAACAATGGCTGTAG
- a CDS encoding amino acid permease has product MKQQTELNRGLEERHITLMSLGAAIGVGLFLGSAKAIQLAGPGILLGYLIGGIIIFIIMRALGELAVREPVAGSFAEYARKYVSPLAGFLTGWNYWLLWIFTCMAEITAVGIYMKVWFPDSQGWVWALAALVLMTSINFIAVKFYGEFEFWFALIKIVAIVAMIILGTLTIVIGLGNGGTPVGISNLWSHGGFLPNGFGGVLLAMQMVMFAFLGIEVIGVTAGEAKNPKKTIRKAVNNVFLRILVFYIGALFVILSIYPWDQVGANNSSPFVLLFQSLGIPAAAGIINFVVLTAALSSCNSGIFSTARMMMNLSENSEAPRRFSKISKNGVPALATILSGIALLVGVALNYFLPEDVFAIVTSIATFGAVWTWAMILIAQMRARKVHGSAEFAVPFFPVANYIALAALAGVIVLMAFDASTRIALVVGPLWYAILIAVYYARGMHKETRQSTRQASGE; this is encoded by the coding sequence ATGAAACAACAGACAGAGTTGAATCGGGGACTGGAAGAACGTCATATTACATTGATGTCACTGGGGGCGGCAATCGGTGTTGGACTCTTCCTCGGATCGGCAAAAGCGATCCAACTGGCAGGTCCAGGGATCTTACTTGGTTATCTGATCGGTGGTATCATCATCTTCATCATCATGCGAGCACTTGGGGAGCTTGCGGTGCGAGAACCGGTGGCCGGTAGTTTTGCGGAGTATGCCCGGAAGTATGTCAGTCCATTAGCTGGCTTTTTAACAGGTTGGAATTATTGGTTACTCTGGATTTTTACGTGTATGGCGGAAATCACAGCAGTCGGTATTTACATGAAAGTATGGTTCCCGGATTCCCAGGGGTGGGTATGGGCGCTAGCGGCACTTGTATTGATGACGAGCATCAACTTCATTGCTGTTAAATTTTATGGTGAATTCGAATTTTGGTTTGCGTTGATTAAAATCGTCGCGATCGTCGCCATGATCATCTTAGGGACCTTGACGATCGTCATTGGTCTTGGAAACGGTGGCACACCGGTTGGGATTTCGAACCTGTGGTCACATGGTGGATTCTTGCCGAACGGATTCGGTGGAGTACTCCTTGCCATGCAGATGGTCATGTTTGCCTTCTTAGGAATTGAAGTGATTGGGGTCACAGCAGGGGAAGCGAAGAACCCGAAGAAAACGATTCGAAAGGCCGTTAACAACGTCTTCCTTCGGATTTTAGTATTCTACATCGGAGCACTCTTCGTCATTTTATCGATTTATCCGTGGGATCAAGTCGGTGCGAACAACAGTAGTCCGTTCGTATTACTATTTCAATCGCTCGGTATTCCGGCAGCAGCCGGTATCATCAACTTTGTTGTCTTAACGGCAGCACTCTCGTCATGCAACTCGGGTATCTTTTCGACAGCCCGGATGATGATGAACTTATCAGAGAACAGTGAAGCACCTCGTCGTTTCTCGAAAATCTCGAAAAACGGTGTTCCAGCACTTGCGACTATCTTGTCAGGCATCGCATTGCTCGTCGGTGTTGCCTTGAACTACTTCTTACCGGAAGATGTCTTTGCAATCGTGACGAGTATCGCAACGTTCGGTGCTGTCTGGACGTGGGCAATGATTTTAATCGCACAAATGCGGGCGCGGAAAGTACATGGTTCAGCAGAATTCGCTGTCCCATTCTTCCCAGTTGCGAATTATATCGCACTCGCAGCACTTGCTGGTGTTATCGTCTTGATGGCATTCGATGCAAGTACACGGATCGCTCTGGTCGTTGGACCACTTTGGTACGCGATTCTGATTGCTGTCTATTATGCACGGGGAATGCATAAGGAGACACGTCAATCAACGCGTCAAGCATCTGGAGAATAA
- a CDS encoding ECF-type riboflavin transporter substrate-binding protein: protein MKGFTTKQIVATGIGAAVFIILSRFAAIPTGVPNTSIETAYAFLAFMAVLFGPVTAGLIGLIGHGLKDAILYGSPWWSWVIVSGFVGFGIGLIANRIRLEEGGLTTRKIVLFNATQAIVQAIGWIILAPVLDILIYAEPANKVFVQGAVAATSNILTVGVIGTLLLVTYAKTRSKAGSLKREA, encoded by the coding sequence ATGAAAGGATTTACGACAAAACAGATCGTCGCAACCGGGATCGGAGCAGCTGTATTCATCATTTTAAGTCGATTCGCTGCGATTCCGACGGGCGTACCGAACACGTCAATCGAGACAGCCTATGCCTTTCTCGCATTCATGGCAGTTTTGTTCGGACCAGTCACAGCTGGTTTGATTGGTTTAATCGGTCATGGATTAAAAGATGCGATTTTATATGGTTCCCCGTGGTGGAGTTGGGTCATCGTATCCGGGTTCGTCGGTTTTGGCATCGGACTCATCGCTAACCGGATTCGTTTAGAAGAAGGTGGATTGACGACACGTAAAATCGTCTTATTCAATGCCACACAAGCCATCGTTCAAGCGATCGGATGGATCATCCTTGCACCGGTACTCGATATCTTGATTTATGCAGAGCCAGCGAATAAAGTCTTCGTCCAAGGTGCTGTTGCCGCGACATCAAATATCTTGACGGTCGGCGTCATCGGCACGTTATTGCTCGTCACATATGCCAAAACAAGAAGTAAAGCAGGCAGCTTAAAACGCGAAGCTTGA
- a CDS encoding DUF2157 domain-containing protein — MKQLRKLSEWSEAGLLDEATVERIVDYENHRKEKQRLPLLLIVGGTFVALAVFSFLAANWQAMPIGWKIGLVVALMWGCYVMGDLSERRRILHPVVFRVGGILAFGASILVVVQSFHLPMEGSLLGWCVFVAALAHYVLWRHEAYGVVAFLSGWTIFTSLGGFGQEQASYLDWTSFGLMVVLSFSWFYFSQRLPSLLFSWLFLFFSGLSLFLLMSYDGFLWPVWTLFLLVPVLWLVREESNRRIVEMIYLVVAGISSIIYLSVRAESNAVLPSVTEAILLAIVSLGLGIFLYQKRRSLLFIVPLGFVGVLWLDEQAILLAILFELSALLYLLYQERRHAVVWPAFIYFILVQIAIYVIYAWDRLNMSLFFLIGALLIFLLSGVLWWIRRRGGVAS, encoded by the coding sequence GTGAAGCAGTTACGCAAGTTGAGCGAGTGGAGCGAAGCAGGTCTTTTAGATGAAGCGACTGTCGAACGAATCGTTGATTATGAGAACCATCGTAAGGAAAAGCAACGTCTACCGCTCTTGTTAATCGTAGGAGGGACATTCGTCGCATTGGCTGTGTTCAGCTTTTTAGCCGCCAATTGGCAAGCGATGCCGATTGGCTGGAAAATCGGACTTGTCGTAGCACTCATGTGGGGCTGTTACGTCATGGGAGATCTCTCAGAACGTCGTCGTATTCTTCATCCGGTTGTCTTTCGAGTCGGCGGAATCCTAGCATTTGGCGCATCGATTCTCGTCGTGGTTCAAAGTTTTCACTTGCCGATGGAAGGATCGTTACTCGGATGGTGTGTGTTTGTCGCTGCGTTAGCACATTATGTGCTTTGGCGCCATGAAGCATACGGTGTCGTCGCTTTCCTTTCCGGATGGACGATCTTCACGAGTCTTGGTGGTTTTGGTCAGGAGCAGGCGAGTTATCTCGACTGGACATCATTCGGTCTGATGGTCGTGTTGTCGTTCAGTTGGTTTTACTTCAGTCAACGTCTGCCGTCACTTCTGTTTAGCTGGTTGTTCCTTTTCTTTAGTGGTCTATCCTTATTTCTCCTTATGTCGTATGACGGATTTCTGTGGCCGGTCTGGACGCTATTTTTGCTCGTTCCAGTGCTCTGGCTTGTTCGTGAGGAGTCCAACCGACGAATCGTCGAGATGATCTACCTGGTCGTCGCTGGCATCAGTTCGATTATCTATCTGTCCGTTCGTGCGGAATCGAATGCTGTATTGCCATCCGTGACAGAGGCGATTCTACTAGCAATCGTATCTCTCGGGTTAGGAATCTTCCTCTATCAAAAACGTCGTTCCTTATTGTTCATCGTACCGCTTGGTTTCGTCGGCGTTCTTTGGCTTGATGAACAGGCCATTCTACTCGCTATCCTCTTTGAATTATCCGCGCTACTTTATCTGTTATATCAAGAACGCCGTCATGCAGTCGTCTGGCCAGCCTTTATCTATTTTATTCTCGTTCAAATCGCGATATACGTCATCTATGCGTGGGATCGGTTGAATATGTCCTTATTTTTCCTCATCGGTGCGTTACTCATCTTCCTATTGTCTGGTGTCTTATGGTGGATACGCCGTAGAGGAGGTGTGGCATCATGA
- a CDS encoding nucleobase:cation symporter-2 family protein: MRLSNFKAASLGLQHVLAMYTGAAVVPLIVGSAIGLSGEELAYLVAIDLFMCGVATLLQVLVTKYTGVGLPVVLGCTFTAVGPMIAIGSLQGITAIYGALIASGLIILVISGWFSKIAVLFPPVVLGSVVTIIGISLIPAAINDIGGGQGAKDFGDLRYLGLAGLTIVLILILNRYGTVFSKAAAVLIAVMISTLVAFGMGMIDFTPVAEASWFQMVTPFYFGVPTFNATAILTMTLVGLVSMVESTGVFLTLGEITDRRLTDKDLARGYRAEGVATIVGGIFNSFPYTTYSQNVGLVQLTGVKTRKVILFAGGFLILLGFLPKVATFTTLIPKPVLGGAMLIMFGTVAASGIRILSRVDFSKNEHVITVALALGIGLGISMNPEIVAGLPSQIRVLTDSPIVAGSLTALLLNGIFRLTGKSESVDAPLAKVD, from the coding sequence ATGAGACTGTCGAACTTCAAAGCAGCCAGTCTCGGACTTCAGCATGTTCTTGCGATGTACACGGGAGCGGCTGTTGTTCCACTGATCGTCGGGAGTGCGATCGGATTGTCGGGAGAAGAATTGGCTTATTTAGTTGCGATTGATCTCTTCATGTGTGGGGTTGCGACCTTATTACAAGTGCTCGTCACGAAATATACAGGTGTTGGTCTCCCAGTTGTTCTCGGCTGTACCTTTACAGCGGTCGGTCCGATGATTGCGATTGGAAGCCTTCAAGGCATTACAGCAATTTATGGGGCATTGATTGCCAGTGGTCTCATCATTCTTGTTATCTCGGGCTGGTTTAGTAAGATTGCAGTCTTGTTCCCGCCAGTCGTCCTAGGTTCAGTCGTGACGATCATCGGTATTTCGTTGATTCCGGCTGCGATCAACGACATCGGAGGCGGACAGGGAGCAAAAGACTTTGGTGACTTACGTTATCTAGGACTTGCCGGGTTAACGATCGTCTTGATTTTGATTTTGAATCGCTACGGTACTGTTTTCTCAAAAGCAGCAGCTGTCTTGATTGCTGTGATGATCAGTACACTCGTTGCGTTTGGCATGGGGATGATTGACTTTACTCCCGTTGCAGAAGCATCATGGTTCCAAATGGTGACGCCGTTCTATTTCGGTGTTCCGACATTTAATGCAACTGCCATCTTGACGATGACGCTCGTTGGTCTTGTCTCAATGGTCGAATCGACGGGCGTCTTCTTAACACTTGGTGAGATTACGGATCGTCGTTTGACGGATAAGGATTTAGCACGTGGGTACCGGGCAGAGGGTGTCGCGACGATCGTTGGCGGTATCTTCAATAGTTTCCCGTATACGACGTACAGCCAAAACGTCGGTTTAGTTCAGTTGACGGGCGTGAAGACACGTAAGGTCATTCTGTTTGCTGGTGGATTCTTAATCTTGCTCGGTTTCTTACCGAAAGTCGCGACGTTTACGACGTTGATTCCAAAACCTGTTTTGGGTGGAGCGATGTTGATCATGTTCGGAACGGTCGCAGCAAGCGGGATTCGCATTTTGTCGCGTGTGGATTTTTCAAAGAACGAACACGTCATCACAGTGGCACTTGCCCTCGGAATCGGTTTAGGAATCAGCATGAATCCTGAGATCGTAGCAGGTCTCCCGTCACAAATCCGTGTCTTGACGGATAGTCCGATCGTCGCGGGTTCTCTGACGGCGTTATTGTTAAATGGGATCTTCCGCTTGACCGGTAAGTCGGAGTCAGTAGACGCGCCACTTGCTAAAGTTGATTAA
- a CDS encoding rhodanese-like domain-containing protein, translating into MKTIHVDELQERLEAGEALHVVDVREQDEYDAGHIPNVRFLPMSEIGERYTELQEGETYYLICKAGARSENVGRFLEQYGYDIVNVEGGMMNWKGDQEA; encoded by the coding sequence ATGAAAACCATTCATGTAGATGAGTTACAAGAACGATTAGAGGCAGGCGAGGCGTTGCATGTCGTCGATGTACGCGAGCAGGATGAATACGATGCAGGACATATTCCGAACGTCCGCTTCCTTCCGATGTCTGAGATCGGTGAACGCTATACAGAACTTCAAGAAGGCGAAACGTATTACTTGATCTGTAAAGCAGGAGCACGTAGCGAAAACGTTGGTCGTTTTCTCGAGCAGTATGGATATGATATCGTCAACGTTGAAGGCGGTATGATGAACTGGAAGGGCGATCAAGAGGCCTAA